One region of Vitis riparia cultivar Riparia Gloire de Montpellier isolate 1030 unplaced genomic scaffold, EGFV_Vit.rip_1.0 scaffold781_pilon_pilon, whole genome shotgun sequence genomic DNA includes:
- the LOC117910565 gene encoding F-box protein At5g07610-like, with product MRTLEESSSRESSAHIVASNDDLLSELLLRLPIKSLLKFKSVSKHWLSLITDPHFSRRKNLKPNPVSALFLHRPSPVTNPLFSFVPLDPLQTSAPFTSLTFVDHPRGIEILQSCNGLFCCSSVDYNDSERKYYIYNPTTKQFTTLPPLCGRSVRRVLGVNLAFDPSKSHTYKVVCVQRCKSSYDHCQIQIYSSETGPWRVSGVPFAAPISVDFPSGVYWNGAIHWISPREASLYFDLNEELVREMPMPPVPDDSNERGIRYFGESCGHLHLVEIYESSTTQFNVYEMERDHSGWFVKFRVDLNGVALAFPGIIEGYHEEYDYMYSFSVLCVVRREKEEDSFLALHIPGKVIGFNFSSKSYQTSDTDCPLAFGWSYAFQYIESLSLV from the coding sequence ATGAGAACTCTAGAAGAATCCTCGAGCCGGGAATCATCTGCCCACATTGTAGCCTCCAATGATGACCTCCTATCGGAGCTCCTTCTTCGCCTTCCCATCAAATCACTCCTCAAATTCAAATCTGTCTCCAAACATTGGCTCTCCCTCATCACTGATCCCCATTTCTCTCGCCGCAAAAACCTTAAGCCTAACCCTGTCTCCGCCCTCTTCTTGCACCGCCCTTCCCCGGTCACCAACCCCCTTTTCAGCTTTGTTCCTCTCGACCCTTTGCAGACTAGCGCACCCTTCACATCTCTCACTTTTGTGGACCACCCTCGTGGTATAGAAATTCTACAGTCTTGTAACGGTTTGTTCTGTTGTTCCAGCGTTGATTACAATGATTCTGAGCGCAAATATTACATTTATAATCCAACCACCAAGCAATTCACGACCCTTCCTCCACTCTGTGGCCGTTCTGTCAGGCGGGTTTTGGGGGTCAATTTAGCTTTCGACCCTTCCAAATCACACACCTACAAAGTTGTTTGCGTTCAGCGCTGCAAATCATCTTATGATCATTGTCAGATTCAGATTTATTCATCAGAAACGGGTCCTTGGAGAGTTTCTGGAGTTCCCTTCGCTGCACCCATTTCGGTAGATTTTCCCAGTGGAGTTTACTGGAATGGTGCGATACATTGGATTAGTCCAAGGGAAGCTTCACTATATTTTGATCTGAACGAAGAGCTTGTTCGAGAAATGCCAATGCCTCCTGTTCCTGATGATTCTAATGAGAGGGGGATTAGATATTTTGGTGAGTCTTGTGGCCATTTACATCTTGTGGAAATTTACGAAAGTTCTACAACACAATTTAATGTGTATGAGATGGAGAGAGACCATTCTGGGTGGTTTGTGAAGTTTCGAGTTGATCTTAATGGGGTCGCCCTGGCATTTCCTGGCATAATAGAGGGCTACCATGAGGAATATGACTACATGTACTCATTTTCAGTACTGTGTgttgttagaagagaaaaagaggagGATTCATTTCTAGCTCTGCATATACCTGGTAAGGTTATAGGGTTCAATTTTAGTAGTAAGAGTTACCAGACCAGTGACACTGATTGTCCATTAGCATTTGGGTGGTCTTATGCCTTTCAATACATTGAGAGTCTTTCTCTTGTGTGA